A genomic window from Camelina sativa cultivar DH55 chromosome 2, Cs, whole genome shotgun sequence includes:
- the LOC104753971 gene encoding cytosolic sulfotransferase 1-like, with protein sequence MNQTELLKKFGDDDNMISLLPSDSDFQGKKLYNYQGCWYQYKTLRAVLHFKRNFKPLDTDIIVASYPKSGTTWLKALTVALLERSKDGPLSHPLTSDNPYGLVQSAIGLVPFFELNLYLKSSTPDLTKLSSSPRLFSTHMPLHTLRDPLKDSPCKIVYVCRNVKDVLVSRWYFYSRIENKEAGRSILESMFESYCRGVNYYGPFWDNVLSYRRGSLEDPKHVLFMTYEDLKARPREQIMRLAEFLGCPITQEEIHSGAVKEILELCSLHNLSNLDVNKTGKAWDNLDHNVYFRKGEVDDWKNHFTSEMEEKIDMIINEKFQGSGLKI encoded by the exons atgaatcaAACAGAGCTTCTAAAGAAGTTTGGAGACGATGATAACATGATCTCGTTGCTGCCTTCAGACAGTGACTTCCAAGGGAAGAAGCTCTACAACTACCAAGGATGTTGGTATCAGTACAAGACTCTCCGAGCAGTCCTACATTTCAAGAGAAACTTTAAGCCGCTTGACACCGACATTATAGTGGCTTCATATCCCAAGTCCGGCACTACTTGGCTTAAGGCCCTCACAGTTGCTTTACTTGAGAGGTCAAAAGATGGTCCTCTGAGCCATCCTCTGACCTCTGATAACCCTTACGGTCTTGTACA GTCCGCCATTGGTCTTGTACCCTTCTTCGAGTTGAATCTTTATCTCAAAAGCTCAACACCGGACCTGACCAAGCTCTCATCATCTCCGAGGCTGTTCTCAACTCACATGCCGTTACATACTCTGCGAGACCCCCTCAAGGACTCTCCTTGCAAGATCGTGTACGTGTGTAGGAACGTAAAAGATGTATTAGTTTCACGTTGGTATTTTTATTCAAGAATCGAAAACAAAGAAGCGGGAAGAAGCATACTCGAGTCTATGTTCGAGTCATACTGTAGGGGAGTTAACTATTATGGACCTTTTTGGGACAATGTTTTGAGCTATCGGAGAGGAAGTTTGGAAGATCCGAAGCATGTTCTTTTTATGACGTACGAGGATCTTAAAGCACGGCCTCGTGAGCAAATCATGAGGCTTGCCGAGTTCTTGGGTTGTCCTATTACTCAAGAAGAAATACATAGCGGAGCTGTCAAAGAGATCTTGGAGTTGTGCTCTCTGCACAATCTGAGCAATTTGGACGTCAACAAGACCGGAAAAGCGTGGGACAACTTGGATCACAATGTCTACTTCCGCAAAGGTGAAGTTGATGACTGGAAGAATCATTTTACTAGTGAAATGGAGGAAAAAATCGACATGATCATCAACGAGAAGTTTCAAGGTTCGGGTTTGAAAATTTGA